One genomic window of Cannabis sativa cultivar Pink pepper isolate KNU-18-1 chromosome 2, ASM2916894v1, whole genome shotgun sequence includes the following:
- the LOC133034227 gene encoding zinc-finger homeodomain protein 2-like, whose protein sequence is MSSSVIVRYKECRRNHAISVGLQAVDGCREFMTPAAETAEQVVSGGGGDQRGFLCAACGCHRNFHRKEIIKDGAVVHYGSISTTTHHHAPSSSVVPMYVVVQQPVVHPPNNNVFSTYYNHQYHDHGLHGRYNNDHHHMIQHYGSSGANNSSHEDGHGDFEQKPNISFMTGSTKTEPF, encoded by the coding sequence ATGAGTAGTAGTGTGATAGTTAGATACAAAGAATGCAGGCGAAACCATGCCATTTCAGTGGGCCTCCAGGCTGTGGACGGCTGCCGTGAGTTTATGACACCAGCAGCAGAAACAGCTGAGCAAGTAGTAAGCGGAGGCGGCGGAGATCAGAGGGGTTTTCTGTGCGCAGCGTGCGGTTGTCACCGGAACTTTCACCGAAAGGAGATTATTAAGGACGGTGCAGTGGTCCATTATGGGAGTATTAGTACTACTACTCATCATCATGCTCCGTCGAGTTCAGTAGTGCCAATGTACGTAGTGGTTCAGCAACCAGTGGTGCACCCGCCTAATAATAATGTCTTCTCCACCTATTATAATCATCAATATCATGATCATGGTCTTCATGGTCGTTATAATAATGATCATCATCATATGATACAGCACTATGGATCCTCAGGAGCTAATAATAGTAGTCATGAAGATGGTCATGGAGACTTTGAACAGAAGCCTAACATTTCATTCATGACCGGTAGTACTAAGACTGAACCCTTCTAG